In one window of Geotrypetes seraphini chromosome 3, aGeoSer1.1, whole genome shotgun sequence DNA:
- the GPATCH11 gene encoding G patch domain-containing protein 11, which produces MAGEEEEEDDYMSDAFISTQQDVRPGLPLTRQVKEAYLKEEKHKEANKKSKQKSLKEIEKERRDTVLQSALGNENKGFSLLQKMGYKTGQALGKNRDGIIEPIPLTIKTGRCGIGHEELQKRKAEEKLESYRRKIQVRKEAEIKEADHFRLRFKNKHEERKIEGDLRKSQRACLHLDEEKGINVPWENWYWPVAEHLEDENEEEEEEEEDAKDDEVEELTSLEKLEALTAYLRKEHFYCIWCGTAYQDNEDLLSNCPGDCSADHD; this is translated from the exons ATGGCgggagaagaggaggaagaagatgATTACATGTCTGATGCCTTCATTAGCACGCA GCAGGATGTTCGACCTGGATTGCCACTGACAAGACAAGTTAAAGAGGCTTACCTTAAGGAAGAAAAACATAAAGAAGCcaacaaaaaaagcaaacagaagagtttgaaagaaatagagaaagagaggcgAGACACTGTGCTCCAGAGTGCTTTAGGAAATGAAAATAAAGGCTTTTCATTGCTCCAGAAGATGGGGTATAAAACAGGCCAAGCTCTTGGCAAGAACA gaGATGGGATCATTGAACCAATTCCACTTACCATTAAAACAG GCAGATGTGGGATTGGCCATGAAGAACTTCAAAAACGGAAAGCAGAAGAGAAGCTGGAGAGCTACAGGAGAAAGATTCAGGTCAGAAAGGAAGCTGAGATAAAGGAAGCAGATCACTTCAG ACTGAGGTTCAAGAATAAGCATGAAGAGCGTAAAATAGAGGGGGATCTCAGAAAAAGTCAAAGAGCCTGCCTTCACTTGGATGAGGAAAAG GGTATAAATGTTCCCTGGGAGAATTGGTACTGGCCTGTAGCTGAGCATCTAGaggatgaaaatgaggaggaggaggaggaagaggaagatgccAAAGATGATGAAGTTGAAGAACTAACC TCTTTGGAAAAGCTAGAAGCTCTGACTGCGTATTTAAGAAAAGAGCATTTTTATTGCATTTGGTGTGGAACAGCCTACCAGG